One window of the Streptomyces sp. ITFR-21 genome contains the following:
- a CDS encoding DUF5949 family protein has translation MSQTNSTTVASASSKSSLQSRLGTLVVIPWAGRYSEDGGDMPFLMAYSLGDGSDGPAAGEAAVLAVAKELGLPVGGPILDVSQVPKAGVTVLVAGGKAVLTMPYLHAACPVPDQWTAAAAGRGAVYVILAARPWPEAAPGAEIGEEALRDFAGDPEVLGGAAHFLVPVSSLRG, from the coding sequence ATGAGCCAGACCAACAGCACCACCGTGGCGTCCGCGTCGTCCAAGTCCTCCCTGCAGAGCCGTCTCGGCACCCTTGTGGTGATCCCGTGGGCCGGCCGGTACAGCGAGGACGGCGGCGACATGCCGTTCCTGATGGCCTATTCGCTCGGCGACGGGTCGGACGGGCCGGCGGCCGGCGAGGCGGCGGTGCTGGCGGTCGCGAAGGAACTCGGGCTGCCGGTGGGCGGCCCGATCCTCGACGTGTCGCAGGTCCCGAAGGCCGGTGTGACCGTGCTGGTGGCGGGTGGCAAGGCGGTGCTGACCATGCCGTATCTGCACGCGGCCTGCCCGGTGCCGGACCAGTGGACGGCCGCGGCCGCCGGGCGCGGGGCGGTGTACGTGATCCTGGCCGCCCGCCCCTGGCCGGAGGCGGCGCCCGGCGCCGAGATCGGCGAGGAGGCCCTGCGGGACTTCGCCGGCGACCCGGAGGTACTGGGGGGCGCGGCGCACTTCCTGGTGCCGGTGAGCTCGCTGCGCGGCTGA
- a CDS encoding glycosyltransferase: MKVLHVITGLGIGGAEQQLRLLLSRLPAEVECEVATLTNPGPVAEALRADGVDVTHLAMSGNRDLTVLPRLTSVIRDGCYDVVHTHLYRAGVYGRIAARLAGVRAVVATEHSLGATQIEGRPLTFGTRALYRAAERLGTGTVAVSATVERRLGGLGVPAGRIHLVPNGIDPAAFRFSATARATTRARLGIPEDAYVVGGVGRLVPAKNFDDLITAVAALPGTRLLLVGDGPEQIPLLRLAQDLGVQDRVRLTGAATADGELAGLLAAMDLFVSPSAEESFGLALLEALAAGLPALYASCPAVADLPPAEAPGARRIALHELPAALREERRAGPRRLPVPAAVERYHIARTAERVVSLYEAALYGADRRIPGQAAAAPAAEAAVPHPAEK, encoded by the coding sequence ATGAAGGTTCTGCACGTCATCACCGGCCTCGGCATCGGCGGCGCCGAGCAGCAGCTGCGGCTGCTGCTGAGCCGGTTGCCGGCGGAGGTGGAGTGCGAGGTGGCGACCCTCACCAACCCCGGACCGGTCGCCGAAGCACTGCGGGCCGACGGCGTCGACGTCACCCACCTCGCCATGTCGGGCAACCGCGACCTGACCGTGCTGCCCCGCCTGACCTCGGTGATCCGCGACGGCTGCTACGACGTGGTGCACACCCACCTCTACCGGGCGGGCGTCTACGGCCGGATCGCCGCCCGGCTGGCCGGGGTCAGGGCGGTGGTCGCCACCGAGCACTCGCTGGGCGCCACGCAGATCGAGGGCCGCCCGCTCACCTTCGGCACCCGGGCGCTGTACCGGGCCGCCGAACGCCTCGGCACCGGCACCGTGGCGGTGTCCGCGACCGTCGAACGGCGCCTCGGCGGCCTGGGGGTGCCGGCCGGCCGCATCCACCTCGTCCCCAACGGCATCGACCCGGCCGCCTTCCGCTTCTCCGCCACCGCCCGCGCCACCACCCGCGCCCGCCTCGGCATCCCCGAGGACGCGTACGTGGTCGGCGGTGTCGGCCGGCTGGTGCCGGCGAAGAACTTCGACGACCTGATCACCGCGGTCGCCGCCCTCCCCGGCACCCGCCTGCTGCTCGTCGGCGACGGCCCGGAGCAGATCCCCCTGCTGCGGCTGGCCCAGGACCTCGGCGTCCAGGACCGGGTCCGGCTGACGGGCGCGGCCACCGCCGACGGCGAACTCGCCGGACTGCTCGCCGCCATGGACCTGTTCGTGTCGCCGTCGGCCGAGGAGTCCTTCGGCCTCGCGCTCCTCGAGGCGCTCGCCGCCGGACTGCCCGCGCTCTACGCGTCCTGCCCGGCCGTCGCGGACCTGCCGCCCGCCGAGGCACCCGGGGCCCGCCGGATCGCGCTCCACGAACTCCCCGCCGCCCTCCGCGAGGAACGGCGGGCCGGCCCGCGCCGGCTGCCGGTGCCGGCGGCCGTCGAGCGCTACCACATCGCCCGTACCGCCGAGCGGGTCGTGTCCCTGTACGAGGCCGCCCTGTACGGCGCCGACCGCCGCATCCCGGGACAGGCCGCCGCCGCGCCCGCGGCCGAGGCGGCCGTACCCCACCCCGCCGAGAAATGA
- a CDS encoding tyrosinase family oxidase copper chaperone, with translation MVTRRRVLRTGLTTAAAVAGTTAALRPMLASGTGHPAGPADDDAGAGPAGSWRHGADAGGPALFDEVYRDRRIQGFASDAETGLDIRIDGRPLELMRRVDGSWISVANHFQPFLTPLATARGAVDAIGRADLSMDTASMASMASMASMAAVPSVESTDSGHHH, from the coding sequence ATGGTGACGCGCAGAAGAGTGCTCAGGACCGGCCTGACGACCGCGGCGGCGGTCGCGGGCACCACGGCGGCCCTGCGGCCGATGCTGGCGTCGGGCACCGGCCACCCGGCCGGACCGGCCGACGACGACGCCGGCGCCGGGCCGGCCGGGTCATGGCGGCACGGCGCCGACGCCGGCGGGCCGGCGCTGTTCGACGAGGTGTACCGGGACCGCCGTATCCAGGGCTTCGCCTCGGACGCGGAGACCGGTCTCGACATCCGGATCGACGGCCGGCCGTTGGAGCTGATGCGCCGGGTGGACGGCAGCTGGATCAGCGTCGCCAACCACTTCCAGCCCTTCCTGACACCGCTCGCCACCGCCCGCGGCGCCGTCGACGCCATCGGCCGGGCCGACCTGTCCATGGACACCGCGTCCATGGCGTCCATGGCGTCCATGGCGTCCATGGCCGCCGTGCCGTCCGTGGAGTCCACGGACTCCGGCCACCACCACTGA
- a CDS encoding lipopolysaccharide biosynthesis protein produces MNEIRAPRPRGRWQALPHWVPLPLGLGIGLAAGLGYGLTATPQYAATSYVLVVPQHAADAATALGFAQAYGRIVTGQAVLAGAQTAARATAAELRGRVQAATSPDAPMISVTGTSAHGPAAARIANAVAGSLTATADRDAAATGVRLLVFSPAAVPTAPASPSAPLSAAVGASAGGLLGALVLLVRPRPPRPDRQPPTVPAPAPTTEPTRTPV; encoded by the coding sequence ATGAACGAGATCCGTGCCCCGCGCCCCCGCGGGCGGTGGCAGGCGCTGCCGCACTGGGTGCCCCTTCCGCTGGGCCTGGGCATCGGGCTGGCCGCCGGGCTCGGCTACGGGCTGACGGCGACACCGCAGTACGCGGCCACCAGTTATGTGCTGGTCGTGCCGCAGCATGCCGCGGACGCGGCGACCGCACTCGGCTTCGCGCAGGCGTACGGCCGTATCGTCACCGGCCAGGCGGTGCTGGCCGGGGCGCAGACCGCCGCCCGCGCCACCGCCGCGGAGCTGAGGGGGCGCGTCCAGGCGGCGACCTCGCCGGACGCCCCGATGATCTCCGTCACCGGGACCTCCGCGCACGGCCCGGCCGCCGCCCGCATCGCCAACGCCGTCGCCGGCTCGCTCACCGCCACCGCCGACCGCGACGCCGCGGCCACCGGGGTACGCCTGCTCGTCTTCTCCCCCGCGGCGGTTCCCACCGCCCCCGCGTCCCCCTCCGCCCCGCTGTCCGCCGCCGTGGGCGCCAGCGCCGGCGGCCTGCTCGGCGCCCTCGTCCTCCTGGTCCGCCCCCGGCCCCCCCGCCCCGACCGACAGCCCCCCACCGTCCCCGCCCCCGCCCCGACCACCGAGCCCACCCGGACGCCGGTATGA
- a CDS encoding chaplin: MSRIAKAAAVTAAAGAVLAGGAGMAVADSGAQGAAVGSPGVLSGNLIQVPVHIPVNLCGNTVDIIGLLNPAFGNSCANVSAQPSGATAW, from the coding sequence ATGTCGCGTATCGCGAAGGCTGCGGCTGTCACCGCTGCCGCGGGTGCCGTGCTGGCCGGCGGTGCTGGAATGGCTGTGGCGGATTCCGGTGCCCAGGGTGCCGCGGTCGGTTCTCCGGGCGTGCTGTCCGGCAACCTCATCCAGGTGCCCGTGCACATTCCGGTGAACCTCTGTGGCAACACGGTGGACATCATCGGCCTGCTGAACCCGGCGTTCGGCAACTCCTGCGCGAACGTGTCGGCGCAGCCCAGCGGCGCCACCGCCTGGTAG
- a CDS encoding tyrosinase family protein: MYTRRNQRHLTSAQRERFVQAVLQLKRQGRYDKYVSLHSRYFTADGQSGLRVAHMAPTFFPWHRKFLLVFERDLRLIDPTVTIPYWDWTADRAESSALWDDDFMGGNGRSSDGQVMTGPFAYRNGDWPINYSVTEEKYLTRGIGRPDRPIELPTTAELEGALSMPVYDTAPWNSAPATKGFRNRIEGWTASENLGGYLHNRVHQWVGGHMTGASSPNDPVFWLHHAFIDLIWVRWQRRHPSSAYLPAKPLGGGDAQHGRVISAGEPMPPFGVKPSAVFDHRAYYTYEEN, from the coding sequence GTGTACACCCGCAGAAACCAGCGACACCTCACCAGCGCCCAGCGCGAGCGGTTCGTCCAGGCCGTCCTCCAGCTCAAGCGCCAGGGCCGCTACGACAAGTACGTCTCCCTGCACAGCAGGTACTTCACGGCGGACGGGCAGAGCGGGCTGCGGGTGGCGCACATGGCGCCGACCTTCTTCCCCTGGCACCGCAAGTTCCTGCTGGTCTTCGAGCGGGACCTGCGGCTGATCGACCCCACCGTCACCATCCCGTACTGGGACTGGACGGCCGACCGGGCCGAGTCGTCCGCGCTGTGGGACGACGACTTCATGGGCGGCAACGGGCGGTCCAGCGACGGCCAGGTGATGACCGGTCCGTTCGCGTACCGCAACGGCGACTGGCCGATCAACTACAGCGTCACCGAGGAGAAGTACCTGACCCGCGGCATCGGCCGCCCGGACCGGCCGATCGAGCTCCCCACCACGGCGGAGCTGGAAGGGGCGCTGTCGATGCCGGTGTACGACACGGCGCCGTGGAACTCCGCACCGGCCACCAAGGGCTTCCGCAACAGGATCGAGGGCTGGACCGCCAGCGAGAACCTCGGCGGCTACCTGCACAACCGGGTGCACCAGTGGGTGGGCGGCCACATGACCGGCGCGTCCTCGCCCAACGACCCGGTGTTCTGGCTGCACCACGCGTTCATCGACCTGATCTGGGTGCGCTGGCAGCGCCGGCACCCCTCGTCGGCGTATCTGCCGGCCAAGCCGCTGGGCGGCGGGGACGCCCAGCACGGGCGGGTGATCAGCGCCGGCGAGCCGATGCCGCCGTTCGGCGTGAAGCCGTCGGCGGTCTTCGACCACCGCGCGTACTACACGTACGAGGAGAACTGA
- a CDS encoding glycoside hydrolase family 26 protein, whose translation MADRRRWLAGTGVGAVTAALLLTGLTPSALGDDTPQEPPPAPVASPGAAAPAAADPLPPMGAFTDSGPDGISGIAALESWLGGTRTRVGHTYLPGGDWAGIEGDDALLKPWADWKRAGPDRMFVLNVPMQDHNEDHVPDREVRTRIRAGAGGAYDAHFTRLARRLVALGVPDTVVVLGWEMNGTTYTHRCAPDPDGWRTYWKRIVSAMRAVPGQRFRFDFAPDRGQDAIAWTRCYPGDDTVDVIGMDSYDQPPGASFSDQVTEPYGLQAQVDFAAGHGKAISYPEWGLFRNGDNPDYMRLMLGWIIGHKPLYQTITDYCPHGVLACAENPRSSAVYRELLSAGRPQPGGSQPRGPVVRGVAARAAGRPGPRSPRGAARPEAVAQRP comes from the coding sequence ATGGCGGATCGGCGCCGGTGGTTGGCGGGAACGGGTGTCGGAGCGGTCACGGCGGCGTTGCTGCTGACCGGCCTCACCCCGTCCGCGCTCGGCGACGACACACCCCAGGAACCCCCGCCCGCCCCGGTCGCGTCCCCGGGCGCCGCGGCGCCGGCCGCCGCCGACCCCTTGCCGCCGATGGGGGCCTTCACCGACTCGGGGCCCGACGGGATCAGCGGTATCGCCGCGCTGGAGTCCTGGCTCGGCGGCACCCGGACGCGCGTCGGCCACACGTATCTGCCCGGCGGGGACTGGGCCGGCATCGAGGGCGACGACGCCTTGCTCAAGCCGTGGGCGGACTGGAAGCGCGCCGGGCCGGACCGGATGTTCGTGCTCAACGTGCCGATGCAGGACCACAACGAGGACCACGTCCCCGACCGGGAGGTGCGTACCCGGATCCGGGCCGGGGCGGGCGGCGCGTACGACGCCCACTTCACCCGGCTGGCGCGGCGGCTGGTGGCGCTCGGGGTGCCGGACACGGTGGTCGTGCTCGGCTGGGAGATGAACGGGACCACGTACACCCACCGCTGCGCGCCCGACCCGGACGGCTGGCGGACCTACTGGAAGCGGATCGTCTCCGCGATGCGGGCGGTCCCCGGGCAGCGCTTCCGGTTCGACTTCGCGCCCGACCGGGGGCAGGACGCCATCGCCTGGACGCGGTGCTACCCCGGCGACGACACCGTCGACGTCATCGGCATGGACTCCTACGACCAGCCGCCCGGCGCGTCCTTCTCCGACCAGGTGACCGAGCCGTACGGGCTCCAGGCGCAGGTGGACTTCGCGGCCGGGCACGGCAAGGCGATCTCGTACCCGGAGTGGGGGCTGTTCCGCAACGGCGACAACCCTGACTACATGCGCCTGATGCTGGGCTGGATCATCGGCCACAAACCGCTCTACCAGACGATCACGGACTACTGCCCGCACGGTGTGCTGGCGTGCGCGGAGAACCCCAGATCGTCGGCGGTCTACCGGGAGCTGCTCTCCGCCGGGCGTCCGCAGCCCGGCGGTTCGCAGCCCCGCGGCCCGGTGGTGCGCGGCGTGGCCGCCCGAGCGGCGGGCCGTCCGGGGCCGCGGTCACCGCGCGGCGCCGCGCGGCCTGAGGCGGTCGCGCAACGCCCGTAG
- a CDS encoding GNAT family N-acetyltransferase produces MTSAPERPRTPEGTATDTGSGRAEAASAPPPPGTPAICRAPDQLTAPGPTTPGKPRGPGDTDTDGTRAEAAAPPPPPGTPAIPLRTAVCRAPDEFAALGPAWNRLHRSCPPATAFQTHAWLHSWWLSYGVPGRLRLVLVWRGGDLVGAAPLMRVRRPYPVLVPLGGAITDYLDVLVDPGADAAGEVTAALADGVRRAARGAVVDLREVRAGAAAEALYACWRGPRRRLPDAVCLELPGVPMDELIARVGSSRGQRIRSALRKLDAAGVVERDVPAAQAPAAVAAILRLHLLQWRGRGVTPEHERPRFAAHLARAAQAMVASGDAVLTEFALGGEVVAVNLTVLSPGLAGGYLYGARPELRGTRVDLNTLLTRHGVRQAAGGGRATLSLLRGAEPYKSHWRPDHRANQRLLLAAGPAAPLLLVRYALARCRAAAGARPGLRALRDRLRPRGAAR; encoded by the coding sequence ATGACCAGCGCCCCGGAAAGACCCCGCACACCGGAAGGCACCGCCACCGACACCGGCAGCGGCCGGGCGGAAGCCGCCTCCGCACCACCGCCTCCGGGCACCCCCGCCATCTGCCGCGCCCCGGACCAGCTCACCGCCCCCGGACCGACCACCCCGGGAAAGCCCCGCGGACCAGGAGACACCGACACCGACGGCACCCGGGCCGAAGCCGCCGCCCCACCCCCACCTCCCGGCACCCCCGCCATCCCGCTGCGAACCGCCGTCTGCCGCGCGCCCGACGAGTTCGCCGCCCTCGGGCCCGCCTGGAACCGGCTCCACCGGAGCTGCCCGCCCGCCACCGCCTTCCAGACGCACGCGTGGCTGCACTCCTGGTGGCTCTCCTACGGGGTCCCCGGCCGGTTGCGGCTGGTGCTGGTGTGGCGGGGCGGGGACCTGGTCGGCGCGGCGCCGCTGATGCGGGTCCGGCGGCCGTACCCGGTGCTGGTGCCGCTCGGCGGGGCGATCACCGACTACCTGGACGTGCTCGTCGACCCCGGGGCGGACGCGGCCGGCGAGGTGACCGCGGCGCTGGCCGACGGGGTGCGGCGGGCGGCCCGCGGGGCGGTCGTCGACCTGCGGGAGGTACGGGCCGGAGCCGCCGCCGAGGCCCTGTACGCGTGCTGGCGCGGGCCGAGGCGGCGGCTGCCCGACGCGGTGTGCCTGGAGCTGCCGGGGGTGCCGATGGACGAGCTGATCGCCCGGGTCGGCAGCTCGCGCGGGCAGCGCATCCGCTCGGCGCTGCGGAAGCTGGACGCCGCCGGGGTCGTGGAACGCGACGTGCCGGCCGCGCAGGCCCCGGCCGCGGTGGCGGCGATACTGCGGCTGCACCTGCTCCAGTGGCGGGGCCGCGGGGTGACCCCGGAGCACGAACGGCCGCGGTTCGCCGCGCACCTGGCGCGGGCCGCCCAGGCGATGGTGGCCTCCGGCGACGCGGTGCTCACCGAGTTCGCCCTGGGCGGCGAGGTCGTCGCGGTGAACCTGACGGTGCTCTCGCCGGGCCTGGCCGGCGGGTACCTGTACGGGGCCCGGCCGGAGCTGCGCGGCACCCGGGTGGACCTGAACACGCTGCTGACGCGGCACGGCGTACGCCAGGCGGCCGGCGGCGGGCGGGCCACGCTGAGCCTGCTGCGCGGCGCCGAACCGTACAAGTCCCACTGGCGCCCCGACCACCGCGCCAACCAGCGCCTGCTGCTCGCGGCCGGACCGGCCGCGCCGCTGCTGCTGGTCCGGTACGCGCTGGCCCGGTGCCGGGCGGCGGCGGGCGCCCGGCCGGGGCTACGGGCGTTGCGCGACCGCCTCAGGCCGCGCGGCGCCGCGCGGTGA